The Lewinellaceae bacterium genome has a segment encoding these proteins:
- a CDS encoding glycoside hydrolase family 97 protein, which produces MRFQSLTLLTILGLFISGCGKKGDSETPATRITSPNGSIAIAVSLDSAGHILYAVNKGEMAVIKPSGLGFEFKDWPAMDAGFEITGSTGTTIDETWEMPWGEQQSVRNNCNELVVNFEESGEPGRKLNLIFRAYDDGVAFRYEIPQPEGMDSVIIMDENTAFQLTGNHKCWWIPGDWDIYEHLYNTTDFSGIDAISKRNHPNLAQTYIPENAVNTPVTMKTADGLYLSFHEANLTNYSGMTLKVDPEHFKMTSELVGSDITGYKAKVPLPFKTPWRTIQISEKAADLINSKLILNVNEPNKLGDVSWFKPKKYVGIWWEMHLGKSSWDMASGKHGATTQNAKSFIDFAAANNIGGLLVEGWNTGWEHWIGFEDREGVFDFVTPYPDYDLEEVVRYANEKGVEIIMHHETSAAPRTYDLQMDTAYALMQKLGIHSVKTGYVGKIIPKGEYHHGQWMVNHYRRAIETAAKYDVAVNAHEPIKDTGIRRTYPNAISREGLRGQEFNAWATDGGNPPEHLPIIAFTRMLAGPIDYTPGIFKIKLAPYKPDNQVNTTLAQQLALYVVIYSPIQMAADLIEHYEGQPGLQFIRDVGVDWETSIALDGEPGDFVTIARKEKGTGNWFLGSITDENPRQESIVLDFLDKDKKYTARIYADGDNAHWDNNPTDLKITEMEVDATTVLDVKLAAGGGVAVSILVK; this is translated from the coding sequence TCAACAAGGGAGAAATGGCCGTGATCAAACCTTCCGGACTGGGGTTTGAATTCAAAGACTGGCCGGCCATGGATGCAGGGTTTGAAATAACCGGCTCCACCGGAACCACCATCGATGAAACCTGGGAAATGCCCTGGGGGGAACAACAGTCTGTCAGAAACAACTGTAATGAACTTGTCGTAAATTTTGAAGAATCCGGCGAACCAGGCAGGAAATTAAACCTCATCTTTCGGGCTTATGACGATGGGGTGGCTTTCCGTTATGAGATCCCTCAACCCGAAGGCATGGACTCTGTCATCATCATGGATGAGAACACGGCCTTCCAGCTTACCGGCAACCACAAATGCTGGTGGATTCCCGGCGATTGGGACATCTATGAACATTTGTACAACACCACAGATTTTTCAGGTATCGATGCCATCAGCAAACGCAACCACCCTAACCTGGCCCAGACGTATATTCCCGAAAATGCAGTCAACACACCGGTAACGATGAAAACGGCTGACGGGCTGTACCTGTCCTTCCACGAAGCCAACCTGACCAATTATTCGGGCATGACGCTCAAAGTGGACCCTGAACATTTTAAAATGACCAGCGAACTGGTAGGCTCCGACATCACGGGGTACAAGGCCAAAGTGCCCCTGCCATTCAAAACACCCTGGCGGACCATCCAGATCTCTGAAAAAGCAGCTGACCTCATCAATTCCAAACTGATCCTCAACGTAAACGAACCCAACAAACTGGGGGATGTTTCCTGGTTTAAACCCAAAAAGTACGTCGGCATCTGGTGGGAAATGCACCTTGGCAAATCCAGTTGGGATATGGCGAGTGGCAAACATGGTGCCACCACCCAGAATGCCAAAAGCTTCATCGACTTCGCCGCGGCAAACAACATAGGCGGCCTGTTGGTGGAAGGCTGGAACACCGGCTGGGAACACTGGATCGGTTTTGAAGACCGGGAAGGCGTTTTTGATTTCGTCACTCCATACCCGGATTACGACCTGGAGGAAGTGGTGCGTTATGCCAATGAAAAAGGAGTGGAGATCATCATGCACCACGAAACATCTGCCGCGCCGAGGACTTACGACCTGCAGATGGATACGGCTTACGCCCTGATGCAAAAACTGGGCATCCACAGCGTAAAAACCGGTTACGTAGGAAAAATCATTCCAAAGGGAGAATACCACCACGGGCAATGGATGGTCAACCATTACCGCCGGGCCATTGAAACCGCTGCCAAATACGATGTGGCCGTCAATGCCCACGAGCCCATTAAGGATACCGGTATCCGCAGAACCTACCCCAATGCCATTTCCCGGGAAGGCTTGCGCGGACAGGAATTCAATGCCTGGGCAACCGATGGAGGCAATCCTCCCGAACACCTGCCTATCATAGCCTTTACCCGAATGCTTGCCGGACCTATCGATTATACGCCCGGGATTTTCAAAATTAAATTGGCTCCTTACAAACCCGACAACCAGGTCAACACCACGCTGGCTCAGCAACTGGCCTTGTATGTAGTCATCTACAGTCCCATCCAAATGGCGGCCGACCTCATCGAGCATTATGAAGGTCAGCCCGGCCTTCAATTCATCCGCGACGTGGGTGTCGATTGGGAAACGTCCATCGCCCTCGACGGAGAGCCTGGTGATTTTGTGACCATCGCCCGCAAGGAAAAAGGCACCGGCAACTGGTTCCTCGGAAGCATCACGGACGAAAATCCGCGGCAGGAATCCATCGTCCTTGACTTCCTGGATAAAGACAAAAAATACACTGCCCGGATCTATGCCGATGGCGACAATGCCCACTGGGACAACAATCCAACCGACCTGAAGATTACCGAAATGGAGGTGGATGCGACGACTGTGCTGGATGTGAAACTGGCTGCCGGCGGGGGAGTGGCGGTGAGTATTTTGGTGAAGTAA